One Dioscorea cayenensis subsp. rotundata cultivar TDr96_F1 chromosome 17, TDr96_F1_v2_PseudoChromosome.rev07_lg8_w22 25.fasta, whole genome shotgun sequence DNA window includes the following coding sequences:
- the LOC120280460 gene encoding transcription factor RHD6-like, with the protein SSTTTSITTTSSKDPQSIAAKNRRERISERLKILQDLVPNGNKVDLVTMLDKAISYVKFLQLQVKVLATDEFWPTEGGKAPEIGQVKEAIDAILSSSQKEKDSYKSN; encoded by the exons tcttcaactacTACTAGTATTACTACTACTTCATCAAAGGATCCTCAAAGTATAGCAGCAaag AATCGAAGGGAGAGGATCAGTGAGAGACTCAAAATTTTACAAGATTTGGTGCCAAATGGAAACAAG GTTGATTTGGTGACCATGTTAGACAAAGCCATTAGCTATGTAAAGTTTCTTCAACTGCAAGTGAAG GTTTTGGCAACTGATGAGTTTTGGCCAACTGAAGGAGGAAAGGCACCAGAGATTGGACAAGTGAAGGAAGCCATTGATGCAATATTATCTTCTTCTCAAAAGGAAAAGGACTCTTATAAGTCTAATTAa